The following are encoded together in the Daucus carota subsp. sativus chromosome 5, DH1 v3.0, whole genome shotgun sequence genome:
- the LOC108220157 gene encoding AUGMIN subunit 4: MVKGQNLPADVTQLIDQLERHCLAPDGSLVSKSAHYDLQLAREEMARERLRYLEAMAVYCETNAMVEDYQQALSVASLGSTRDVQSLYPQLGLKSSPQVYETLEHRLTVAEAAQRLRLPMISKDGEVNEEEIEKWSAMSRSSLDSSNTSVTITSSSNSTNYTNLSAIGPGGPSGSVFSSNATDTGQPEVGGVPDRFLGITPSYLWRTQLQQEPLSNDMTEYQMPLLREIESRLKAKCDKLADAFIDDIDSSSGNSSVRLPERVKLIIEEIEREEAALREDLYSADRKFAEYYNVLEQILGVLIKLVKDLKLQHQHKYDKLQKTWLCKRCETMSAKLRVLEHILLLDTYTNESIPALHKIRKYLVEATEEASLSYNKAVTRLREYLGVDPHFDTIARQYHDIVQKLENMQWTIHQVEMDLKRLPSN, encoded by the exons ATGGTGAAGGGGCAAAACCTACCGGCCGATGTAACTCAACTTATCGATCAATTGGAACGCCATTGCTTGGCTCCTGATGGATCTCTCGTCTCCAAATCCGCTCATTATGATCTCCAACTC GCAAGAGAAGAAATGGCCAGGGAGAGATTGCGCTATTTGGAAGCAATG GCTGTATATTGTGAAACAAATGCAATGGTAGAGGATTACCAGCAGGCACTTTCCGTCGCTAGTCTTGGCAGCACTCGTGATGTTCAGTCTCTATATCCTCAGCTTGGCTTGAAAAGCTCTCCTCAG GTTTATGAGACCCTTGAGCATCGTTTGACGGTTGCTGAAGCAGCACAAAGATTGAGATTGCCAATGATATCAAAAGATGGGGAGGTTAATGAAGAAGAAATTGAAAAATGGAGCGCGATGTCAAGAAGCTCACTTGACAGTTCAAATACCAGTGTTACTATAACCTCAAGCTCAAACTCCACGAATTACACAAATCTGTCTGCAATTGGCCCTGGCGGCCCTTCAGGTAGTGTCTTCTCTAGCAATGCTACAGACACAGGACAACCTGAAGTTGGGGGTGTACCTGATCGATTTCTTGGAATAACTCCTAGTTATTTGTGGAGAACTCAACTTCAACAGGAACCTCTGTCAAAT GATATGACAGAATATCAGATGCCATTGCTCCGCGAGATTGAGAGTCGTTTAAAAGCTAAATGTGATAAGTTAGCCGATGCCTTCATTGATGACATTG ATTCTTCATCTGGGAATTCAAGTGTCAGGCTTCCAGAAAG AGTAAAGTTAATTATTGAGGAGATTGAAAGGGAGGAAGCAGCTTTGCGTGAGGATCTATATTCTGCAGATAGGAAGTTTGCTGAGTATTATAAT GTCTTGGAGCAGATTCTTGGTGTGCTTATCAAGCTTGTCAAAGATTTGAAGTTGCAACATCAACATAAATAT GATAAACTGCAAAAAACTTGGCTATGCAAAAGATGTGAAACGATGAGCGCAAAGTTGAG AGTTTTGGAGCATATTCTCCTGCTGGATACTTACACCAATGAATCAATTCCAGCTCTGCACAAAATTAG gaagtATCTAGTTGAAGCTACAGAAGAGGCTTCTCTCTCCTATAACAAAGCG GTTACACGACTTCGGGAATATTTAGGTGTGGACCCTCACTTTGACACCATTGCAAGGCAGTACCATGACATAGTGCAG AAACTGGAAAATATGCAATGGACGATTCACCAAGTTGAAATGGATCTGAAGCGCTTACCAAGCAACTGA
- the LOC108220564 gene encoding heterodimeric geranylgeranyl pyrophosphate synthase small subunit, chloroplastic, which produces MAATAISHLHGKLSSKVCSPPISNPSRSFYRPIVSTSMEQQNKSYWAAVETQIDSHLKKSITIRPPTSVFEPMHHLTFSASKSTAPPLCIAACELVGGSPDDAVTAASAIHLMHAAAFTHQHLPLTDGPMQVGSTVEHVMKPNIELLTPDGMVPFGFELLGLSEQAQNNSDRILRVIIEISRAVGSQGIVDGMYQELVYAKGEGEDEQMVEYVCEKKEGELHACAGACGAILGGGSEEEIEKLRKYGLYVGMIQGMVNGVGKKLGSRLEIANKWRGLAIKELEAFHGRNVHQISSLLEMD; this is translated from the coding sequence ATGGCAGCAACAGCTATTTCCCATCTTCATGGAAAGCTATCAAGCAAAGTTTGTTCACCTCCCATTTCAAATCCAAGCCGCTCATTCTATCGCCCCATAGTTTCTACTAGTATGGAGCAGCAAAACAAATCATATTGGGCTGCCGTTGAGACCCAAATCGATTCTCATCTCAAGAAGTCCATAACCATCCGGCCTCCAACCTCTGTTTTCGAGCCCATGCATCACCTCACATTTTCTGCTTCCAAGAGTACGGCCCCGCCGTTGTGCATCGCGGCGTGCGAGCTCGTCGGCGGCTCACCAGACGATGCTGTCACGGCGGCGTCGGCCATTCATCTCATGCATGCCGCCGCTTTCACCCACCAGCATCTCCCATTAACTGACGGGCCTATGCAGGTGGGATCCACCGTCGAACATGTAATGAAGCCCAACATAGAGCTTCTTACACCCGATGGCATGGTGCCTTTCGGGTTCGAGCTATTGGGCCTGTCTGAACAGGCACAGAACAATTCCGACAGGATCCTGCGCGTCATCATAGAGATTTCACGCGCTGTCGGATCCCAGGGGATCGTGGATGGGATGTATCAGGAGCTGGTGTACGCGAAAGGCGAGGGCGAGGATGAACAGATGGTGGAGTACGTGTGTGAGAAGAAGGAAGGTGAGTTACACGCGTGTGCGGGAGCGTGTGGAGCCATACTGGGCGGTGGGAGTGAAGAAGAGATAGAGAAATTGAGGAAATACGGACTTTATGTTGGGATGATACAAGGAATGGTTAATGGAGTTGGGAAAAAGCTTGGGAGCAGATTAGAAATTGCCAACAAATGGAGAGGCTTGGCTATCAAAGAATTGGAAGCATTTCATGGCAGAAATGTACACCAGATTTCATCACTTCTGGAGATGGACTAG
- the LOC135152984 gene encoding uncharacterized protein LOC135152984, protein MRTNAPGSMAAYLQLREQEKMQAALETTQQSQSLTENLQQPGTPPGQPEEEEKQRKPRGKSKLTHVHTRGEKREIKLSDLGQPVDDDEHLIREFSNFLGTTVREFVSLTCRSWTEVPQKDILWEYVKDKYVIPEEGYDWVMTTMRDLFRGYKARIKRDYYYKYQTDEERLENRPREVPLKDFKILLEYWADEKIAKKARTNSESRRLITETHTAGSRSFAQISHNMALERALKATREQPPAPISDADVYVKTRKRESTRTYKLPTEVVEKKVENVKKLLKDGTIDEADEVVYGGKDHSRTFLVGRPIEKREPKKKIARPLPTMPEKYVASLTEHIRDQIAKEMEEQVQKKVEDNVKLMMSKLAEKNPGLNLDIELTSATEPTVEPSQANNGSD, encoded by the exons ATGAGAACAAATGCTCCTGGTTCAATGGCTGCCTATTTACAGTTACGCGAGCAAGAAAAGATGCAGGCTGCATTGGAGACTACGCAGCAATCACAGTCCCTAACTGAGAATTTGCAACAGCCAG GTACGCCACCAGGCCAacctgaagaagaagaaaaacagAGAAAGCCACGAGGGAAGTCAAAACTGACTCATGTCCATACAAGAGGGGAAAAGAGAGAGATCAAGCTATCTGATCTCGGGCAACCAGTAGATGATGATGAACACCTGATTAGGGAGTTCAGCAATTTTTTAGGAACAACAGTAAGAGAGTTTGTCTCTCTTACATGTCGTAGTTGGACTGAAGTTCCACAAAAAGATATCCTGTGGGAATATGTgaag GACAAGTACGTAATCCCTGAAGAAGGTTATGACTGGGTTATGACGACGATGCGGGACTTGTTTAGGGGGTACAAAGCTCGGATCAAGAGGGATTactattataaatatcaaactgATGAGGAGAGGCTAGAAAATAGGCCTAGGGAGGTTCCATTGAAAGACTTCAAGATATTGTTAGAATATTGGGCTGATGAGAAAATAGCG AAAAAAGCAAGAACAAATTCAGAATCTCGAAGGCTTATAACTGAAACACATACTGCTGGAAGTAGGAGTTTCGCACAAATAAGTCACAATATG gcACTTGAAAGAGCATTGAAGGCTACCCGTGAACAACCACCAGCGCCAATATCAGATGCTGATGTTTATGTTAAAACACGCAAACGGGAAAGCACAAGAACATACAAGCTACCTACTGAAGTTGTTGAGAAAAAAGTG GAAAATGTAAAGAAGCTGCTGAAAGATGGAACAATTGACGAAGCTGATGAAGTTGTTTATGGTGGGAAGGATCACAGTCGCACATTTTTAGTGGGGAGGCCTATTGAGAAAAGGGAACCAAAGAAAAAAATTGCACGCCCTTTGCCTACCATGCCAGAGAAGTATGTGGCTAGTTTAACTGAACATATTCGAGATCAAATTGCAAAGGAGATGGAAGAACAAGTGCAGAAGAAGGTTGAAGATAATGTCAAGCTCATGATGTCCAAGCTGGCAGAAAAGAATCCAGGCCTTAATCTCGATATCGAGCTAACCAGTGCAACTGAGCCAACAGTTGAGCCATCACAGGCCAACAATGGCAGTGATTAA